The following coding sequences lie in one Notolabrus celidotus isolate fNotCel1 chromosome 20, fNotCel1.pri, whole genome shotgun sequence genomic window:
- the LOC117833002 gene encoding retinal cone rhodopsin-sensitive cGMP 3',5'-cyclic phosphodiesterase subunit gamma-like translates to MNANPPAGSALAPGGATGPTTPKKGPPKFKQRQTRTFKSKAPKPGQKGFGDDIPGMEGLGTDITVVCPWEAFGDMELSDLAKYGII, encoded by the exons ATGAACGCCAACCCCCCTGCAGGAAGCGCCCTGGCCCCTGGTGGAGCCACCGGACCCACAACACCCAAGAAGGGACCACCCAAGTTCAAGCAGAGGCAGACCCGTACATTCAAGAGCAAGGCCCCCAAACCAGGACAGAAGGG cttcGGTGACGACATCCCGGGCATGGAGGGTCTCGGCACAGACATCACCGTGGTGTGCCCATGGGAAGCCTTCGGCGACATGGAGCTCAGCGACTTGGCCAAATACGgcatcatttaa